In one window of Nocardia brasiliensis DNA:
- a CDS encoding non-ribosomal peptide synthetase, translated as MFGKAELRDMVAADLGVAPETVGYDDDLVSLGMHSMKLMHLAAKWRKQGYDVRSSALALNPTITGWAELLGVSQAAEPSAPAPVAETGSDTDEFALATMQHAYWVGRRQDQRLGGVAAHLYVEFDGHGLEAARMRRAAERLVRRHAMLRAQFLDSGTQRILAEPLVPVCHTLDLSAHAAAEVASTLEDIRQDKSHQRMDVAAGQVVDIAVTVLPDGAHRLHLDVDMVAADAQSYRRILDDLAALYEADDDTLAPLGFTFREYLAAKARTAPDNSADAQWWAQKAPTLPDIPSLPVVPENERPDPARSIRLHHWFDAADKARLQQHAHGNGVTPAVALATVFSEAIARWSARQRFLLNLPLFAREPLHDDIDRVVGDFTNSVLVDVDARTTESMVARAKRLQRELHTAAVHSGYEGLDVLRDLGRLRGAPVTPSVVFTSGLDLGELFSERVTRVFGEPVWILSQGPQVDLDAQVVELAGGLLVNWDIRRDALPDGVAEAMFAEFRDMLTALVRPDADWSAELALALPQAQRAVRDSANDTAADLGGRTLHDTFFALARQHPDRVALRWRDGGSAGYGELADQALAVARALTAAGVAPGDTVAVVVPKGHRQIPAVLGVLAAGAAYLPIGVDQPSARRDRILARGVARVAIVDGAAALPDTVTGVVLADALTGPRLDQPVATSADAIAYVLFTSGSTGEPKGVEVGHRAAANTVDAIGTRFELGRDDRLIGLSALGFDLSVYDIFAPLSVGGALACVDAESERDAAAWAALIAEAGVTVLNCAPGLIGMLLDLATPDQLRSLRLVLTGGDKVKTELAQRTRALVPGLRFVGLGGTTETAIHSTVCEVTDDFPAAWVNVPYGTPLANVRLRVVNERGEDCPDWVLGELWIGGASVADGYRGDPERTADRFVEVDGVRWYRTGDLARYLPDGTVDFLGRADHQVKIRGYRVELGEVEAALLGLAPVREAVALLTSSGRLAAAVTTAGVAEVDALTEQLRELLPGYMIPETIEVLDAIPLTANGKLDRAAVAARFAEDADERNVYVPPANEVEAAVEYITAQVLGLDRLGVEADFFDVGGNSILATTLTGQIRGLLAVPGFGVTGVLEGRTVRRISAGLLAAEPSPDRLVQVARILLELAEIDLPTPAALV; from the coding sequence ATGTTCGGCAAGGCTGAACTGCGCGACATGGTGGCGGCAGATCTCGGTGTAGCACCCGAAACGGTGGGTTACGACGACGATCTGGTGAGCCTGGGCATGCATTCGATGAAGCTCATGCACCTGGCGGCCAAGTGGCGCAAACAGGGCTACGACGTGCGTAGTTCGGCCCTCGCGCTGAACCCCACGATCACCGGATGGGCCGAGTTGCTGGGAGTGAGCCAGGCGGCCGAACCGAGCGCGCCTGCCCCGGTCGCCGAAACCGGAAGCGACACCGACGAATTCGCGTTGGCAACGATGCAGCACGCGTACTGGGTCGGCCGCAGGCAGGATCAGCGGCTCGGCGGTGTCGCGGCCCACCTGTACGTCGAATTCGACGGCCACGGCCTCGAGGCCGCGCGGATGCGCCGTGCGGCCGAACGCCTGGTGCGCAGGCACGCGATGCTGCGGGCCCAGTTCCTGGACAGCGGCACCCAGCGCATCCTGGCCGAGCCGCTGGTGCCGGTCTGTCACACCCTCGACCTGAGCGCGCACGCCGCGGCCGAGGTGGCGAGCACGCTCGAGGACATCCGCCAGGACAAGAGCCACCAGCGCATGGACGTCGCGGCGGGCCAGGTGGTGGACATCGCGGTCACGGTGCTGCCCGACGGCGCGCACCGCCTGCACCTCGACGTCGACATGGTGGCCGCCGACGCGCAGAGCTACCGGCGCATCCTCGACGATCTCGCCGCGCTCTACGAGGCCGACGACGACACGCTGGCGCCGCTCGGCTTCACCTTCCGCGAATACCTCGCCGCCAAAGCGCGCACCGCGCCGGACAATTCCGCCGACGCGCAGTGGTGGGCGCAGAAGGCGCCGACCCTGCCGGATATCCCCTCGCTGCCGGTGGTGCCGGAGAACGAGCGGCCGGACCCGGCGCGCAGCATCCGCCTGCACCACTGGTTCGACGCCGCGGACAAGGCCAGGCTGCAGCAGCACGCGCACGGCAACGGCGTGACCCCCGCGGTCGCGCTGGCCACCGTGTTCAGCGAGGCCATCGCGCGCTGGTCGGCGCGGCAGCGCTTCCTGCTGAACCTGCCGCTGTTCGCGCGCGAGCCGCTGCACGACGACATAGATCGCGTGGTGGGTGATTTCACCAATTCCGTGCTGGTCGACGTCGACGCGCGCACCACCGAATCGATGGTGGCGCGGGCGAAGCGGTTGCAGCGCGAACTGCACACTGCCGCAGTGCACTCCGGCTACGAGGGCTTGGATGTGCTGCGCGATCTGGGCAGGCTGCGCGGCGCACCGGTAACGCCCTCGGTGGTGTTCACCTCGGGTCTCGATCTGGGAGAGCTGTTCTCCGAACGCGTCACTCGCGTGTTCGGCGAGCCGGTCTGGATTCTGTCGCAGGGGCCGCAGGTGGACCTGGACGCGCAGGTCGTCGAGTTGGCCGGTGGCCTGCTCGTCAATTGGGACATCCGCCGCGACGCGCTGCCCGACGGTGTCGCCGAGGCGATGTTCGCCGAATTCCGCGACATGCTCACCGCGCTCGTGCGGCCGGACGCGGACTGGTCCGCCGAGCTGGCTCTCGCGCTGCCGCAAGCGCAACGCGCGGTGCGCGATTCAGCCAACGACACAGCTGCCGACCTGGGCGGCCGCACCCTGCACGACACGTTCTTCGCGCTCGCGCGACAGCATCCGGACCGCGTCGCGCTGCGCTGGCGTGACGGCGGGTCGGCCGGCTACGGAGAGCTGGCCGATCAGGCGCTCGCGGTCGCCCGCGCGCTCACCGCTGCCGGCGTCGCGCCCGGCGACACCGTCGCCGTCGTTGTTCCGAAGGGGCACCGGCAGATTCCCGCCGTGCTGGGTGTGCTCGCCGCGGGCGCGGCCTACCTGCCGATCGGTGTCGACCAGCCGAGCGCACGTCGTGATCGGATCCTCGCGCGCGGCGTTGCGCGGGTGGCGATCGTAGACGGGGCCGCGGCGCTGCCCGACACGGTGACCGGGGTCGTGCTCGCGGACGCCTTGACCGGGCCCCGGCTGGATCAGCCGGTGGCGACATCCGCCGACGCGATCGCCTACGTACTGTTCACCTCGGGCTCGACCGGCGAGCCGAAGGGCGTCGAGGTCGGTCATCGGGCCGCAGCCAACACCGTCGACGCGATCGGCACCCGCTTCGAACTCGGCCGTGACGATCGGCTGATCGGACTGTCCGCGTTGGGCTTCGACCTTTCGGTCTACGACATCTTCGCGCCGCTTTCGGTGGGCGGTGCGCTCGCCTGCGTCGACGCCGAGTCCGAGCGCGACGCGGCCGCGTGGGCCGCGCTCATCGCGGAAGCCGGTGTCACCGTGCTCAATTGCGCGCCCGGTCTGATCGGCATGCTGCTCGATCTCGCGACGCCGGACCAACTGCGTTCGCTGCGGCTCGTGCTGACCGGCGGCGACAAGGTGAAAACCGAACTCGCACAGCGCACGCGCGCGCTGGTGCCCGGACTTCGTTTCGTCGGCCTCGGCGGTACCACCGAGACCGCGATCCACTCCACCGTCTGCGAGGTGACCGACGACTTCCCGGCCGCATGGGTCAACGTGCCGTACGGCACGCCGCTGGCCAATGTGCGGCTGCGCGTGGTGAACGAGCGCGGTGAGGACTGCCCGGACTGGGTGCTCGGCGAACTGTGGATCGGCGGTGCGAGCGTCGCGGACGGTTACCGCGGTGACCCGGAGCGCACCGCGGACCGGTTCGTCGAGGTGGACGGCGTGCGCTGGTACCGCACCGGCGATCTGGCCAGGTACCTGCCCGACGGCACCGTCGACTTCCTCGGCCGTGCCGACCATCAGGTCAAGATCCGGGGCTACCGGGTCGAACTCGGCGAGGTCGAGGCGGCCCTGCTCGGGCTCGCGCCGGTCCGTGAGGCGGTCGCGCTGCTCACGTCCTCCGGGCGACTCGCCGCCGCGGTGACCACCGCGGGGGTGGCCGAGGTCGACGCGCTCACCGAGCAACTGCGAGAACTGCTACCCGGCTACATGATTCCCGAGACCATCGAGGTGCTCGACGCGATCCCGCTGACCGCCAACGGCAAGCTCGACCGAGCCGCGGTCGCCGCCCGGTTCGCCGAGGACGCCGACGAGCGCAACGTCTATGTGCCCCCGGCGAACGAGGTGGAGGCGGCGGTCGAATACATCACCGCTCAGGTGCTCGGCCTCGATCGGCTCGGCGTCGAGGCCGACTTCTTCGACGTCGGCGGCAACTCGATCCTGGCGACCACGCTGACCGGTCAGATTCGCGGACTGCTCGCGGTGCCGGGCTTCGGGGTCACCGGGGTGCTGGAGGGTCGCACCGTGCGCCGGATCAGCGCGGGCCTGCTCGCCGCCGAGCCGTCGCCGGACCGGCTGGTGCAGGTGGCGCGAATCCTGCTCGAGCTGGCCGAGATCGACCTGCCCACGCCGGCGGCCCTGGTGTAG
- a CDS encoding non-ribosomal peptide synthetase, whose protein sequence is MSTEILDVVALSPLQRGLYSVSTMSGEVDPYLVTFAARIDDLADLSGLRVAFDQVLQRYPHLGAAVLTDGLPHPVLVITSDGRIGWREVDLRGAEDPEAAAQQLYWDEGRVRIDLDNGPLFRVVAARVAEHSYELICTAHHIVVDGWSIPLIFADLIALYGGAGSALPPAPPLREHAAWLATRDTEASIAAWTDALAGLSPMPMLAPPAPGAIPVLGTAEFDCAETELVASWARAHGITMNTVCQMAWARVLSGLTGRDDVVFGQTTSGRDASLPQADRLVGALVTTIPVRVRMDERSPAEIGAELQRTVARLRAHEYLGIAEITKHADVGQLFDTLLVFENTPLGAITTSMELAGGATMRPRRIDSPSHYPIAVVPVVEHERLITRVEIRPDLVDRFDPDHLAQRVLTVMRRMITAERGCDIDLLLADEPAALTVAPQAPVEYDSVPEALLAAAARVGERVAVVDDAGAQSFAEFGAAVRNLAAGLRGAGVRPGAAVAVVLPRDRRVLHAPFAIGLAGALCVHVDPATPADRLAYMFEVADVGVVLGDESLADTLTLVRAQGREFVHAVPDEQGDLRVLGASGTAEVNVAVSRRDRNAPCYMVFTSGTTGRPKGVVVPHGALLNHWSNHERRIFGPLAARTGRQLRIGHGWSTGFDAAWQPTVALLSGHAVVLLGDKVRADAEQIVAAIERQRIDIFDTSPSMLSRLIAAGLFTASTDPDEAGGERCPLLVLALGGEAISQDTWTRLRRLPTTRVINFYGPTETTVEALMADVHEHPAPTIGRTFDNLSAEVLDHRLRPVPPGGHGELYLSGAQLALGYLGRPGATAAAFVAGSGVRRYRTGDLVRRTAAGTVVYEGRIDSQVKINGYRVEPDEATVVLRELDGVEQAAALAFVENGRTRLGALVVADRSVAEIRAALALRLPRFLVPTRIVHVEQIPLNRNDKLDVHAATALLHAPVTDAVVAEPATETERTLLALIAAMGERRAAVGVLDNLADLGIDSIGVIDLVSRLRGAGYRVTAKDVVTAGDLRELASILDAAAAVPMPAAARTPAGTVLPLTALAHEIVANGDYRYLAQSQVITLPDDAAIELIADRLNALADAHPTLRSHLDTETYAAPVLVVDEAADAATALTVVADDAAGPAARLAENVDRLDPQAGRMLAATVLDGGPGRRRLLLSIHHLAVDVVSWLILGDDLRRLDQGELPIDETPRTGDPAAAPRAPLPILGTVLGGRLTDPATDRAAKVIQRVCELGPEHTEQLLARCADTGISLEDMLILACARTFADSADTTGRVALTRESHGRPADDDTRQVGWFTVEETVLVPVGDLGDWSPGAWPLPLDERTLDARGQVRLNHLGRFDVLSFGSGPWAPAPLAEFTAEFGVAGHPDLPVRFTVDVTSAVVPRAGVASLVAQFDVNAAVLDEADTDVLLDRWAAVLAELAAE, encoded by the coding sequence GTGAGCACCGAGATCCTCGACGTAGTCGCGCTGTCGCCGCTGCAGCGTGGTCTCTACTCGGTCAGCACCATGTCCGGCGAGGTAGATCCGTACCTGGTGACCTTCGCCGCGCGGATCGACGACCTGGCCGATCTCTCCGGACTGCGGGTGGCGTTCGACCAAGTGCTGCAACGCTATCCGCACCTCGGTGCGGCGGTGCTGACCGACGGTCTGCCGCATCCGGTTCTGGTGATCACCTCGGACGGGCGGATCGGCTGGCGCGAGGTGGATCTGCGCGGGGCCGAGGACCCGGAAGCCGCAGCCCAGCAGCTCTATTGGGACGAAGGGCGGGTCCGCATCGACCTGGACAACGGCCCGCTGTTCCGGGTGGTCGCGGCGCGGGTCGCCGAGCACTCCTACGAATTGATCTGCACCGCACACCACATCGTGGTCGACGGCTGGTCCATCCCGCTGATCTTCGCCGATCTGATCGCGCTGTACGGCGGCGCCGGATCGGCGCTGCCGCCCGCGCCGCCACTGCGCGAGCACGCGGCCTGGCTGGCCACCCGCGACACCGAGGCCTCCATCGCGGCGTGGACCGATGCGCTGGCGGGGCTCTCGCCGATGCCGATGCTCGCGCCGCCCGCGCCGGGTGCGATCCCGGTGCTCGGGACGGCCGAATTCGACTGTGCGGAAACCGAACTGGTGGCGAGCTGGGCCCGCGCGCACGGCATCACCATGAACACGGTGTGCCAGATGGCATGGGCCCGGGTGCTTTCCGGACTGACCGGCCGCGACGACGTGGTGTTCGGGCAGACCACCTCCGGCCGCGACGCGTCGCTGCCGCAGGCCGATCGGCTGGTCGGTGCGCTCGTCACCACCATTCCGGTGCGGGTGCGGATGGACGAGCGGTCGCCCGCGGAGATCGGTGCGGAGCTACAGCGCACGGTCGCGCGCTTGCGCGCGCACGAGTACCTCGGCATCGCCGAAATCACCAAACATGCCGACGTCGGACAGCTTTTCGACACGCTGCTGGTCTTCGAGAACACTCCGCTCGGCGCGATCACCACTTCGATGGAGCTGGCCGGTGGCGCCACCATGCGACCGCGCCGGATCGATTCCCCCAGCCACTACCCGATCGCGGTGGTGCCGGTGGTGGAGCACGAGCGGCTGATCACCAGGGTGGAGATTCGCCCCGACCTGGTGGACCGATTCGATCCGGATCACTTGGCGCAGCGGGTGCTCACGGTGATGCGCCGGATGATCACAGCCGAGCGCGGCTGCGATATCGACCTGTTGCTCGCGGACGAACCCGCCGCGCTGACCGTCGCGCCGCAGGCGCCGGTGGAGTACGACTCGGTCCCGGAGGCGTTGCTAGCGGCCGCCGCGCGAGTCGGCGAGCGGGTCGCCGTGGTCGACGACGCGGGGGCGCAGTCCTTCGCCGAATTCGGTGCGGCCGTGCGGAATCTGGCCGCCGGACTGCGCGGCGCCGGTGTCCGGCCCGGCGCCGCGGTGGCCGTCGTATTGCCGCGTGATCGTCGAGTGCTGCACGCGCCGTTCGCGATCGGGCTAGCCGGCGCGCTCTGTGTGCACGTCGACCCGGCCACCCCGGCCGACCGGCTCGCCTACATGTTCGAGGTCGCCGACGTCGGCGTCGTGCTGGGCGACGAGTCGCTCGCCGACACCTTGACCTTGGTCCGTGCACAGGGGCGCGAGTTCGTGCACGCGGTACCCGACGAGCAGGGCGACCTGCGCGTGCTCGGTGCGTCCGGCACGGCCGAGGTGAATGTGGCGGTGTCGCGGCGGGATCGGAACGCGCCCTGCTACATGGTGTTCACCTCGGGCACCACGGGCCGCCCGAAAGGCGTTGTGGTCCCGCATGGTGCGCTGCTGAACCACTGGTCCAACCACGAGCGCCGCATCTTCGGGCCGCTCGCCGCGCGGACCGGACGGCAGTTGCGGATCGGCCACGGCTGGTCGACCGGTTTCGACGCGGCTTGGCAGCCGACCGTCGCGCTGCTCAGCGGGCACGCCGTCGTGCTGCTCGGGGACAAGGTACGCGCCGACGCCGAGCAGATCGTCGCGGCGATCGAGCGGCAGCGAATCGACATCTTCGACACCTCGCCGTCGATGTTGAGCCGGTTGATCGCCGCCGGGTTGTTCACCGCGAGTACCGATCCGGATGAGGCGGGCGGGGAGCGCTGCCCGCTGCTGGTGCTCGCGTTGGGCGGCGAGGCGATCAGTCAGGACACCTGGACGCGGCTGCGCCGCCTGCCGACCACCCGGGTCATCAACTTCTATGGACCCACCGAGACCACGGTGGAAGCGTTGATGGCCGATGTGCACGAGCATCCGGCCCCGACCATCGGCCGCACCTTCGACAACCTGTCGGCCGAGGTACTCGATCATCGCCTGCGCCCGGTGCCGCCGGGCGGCCACGGCGAGCTGTACCTCTCCGGTGCGCAGCTCGCGCTCGGTTACCTCGGCAGGCCCGGCGCCACGGCGGCCGCCTTCGTCGCCGGCTCTGGCGTAAGGCGTTACCGCACCGGCGATCTGGTGCGCCGTACCGCCGCGGGCACGGTCGTTTACGAGGGTCGCATCGACAGCCAGGTCAAGATCAACGGCTATCGGGTCGAGCCCGACGAGGCGACGGTGGTGCTGCGCGAACTCGACGGTGTAGAGCAGGCCGCCGCACTGGCTTTCGTGGAGAACGGCAGGACCCGCCTGGGCGCCTTGGTCGTTGCCGATCGTTCCGTCGCCGAGATCCGCGCCGCGCTCGCGCTGCGGTTGCCGCGGTTCCTGGTGCCTACCAGGATCGTGCACGTCGAACAGATTCCGTTGAACCGCAACGACAAACTCGATGTGCACGCCGCGACCGCGCTGCTGCACGCGCCGGTCACCGATGCGGTGGTGGCCGAACCTGCCACCGAGACCGAGCGAACCCTGCTCGCGCTGATCGCGGCGATGGGCGAGCGGCGCGCGGCGGTCGGCGTGCTGGACAACCTGGCCGACCTGGGTATCGACAGCATCGGCGTCATCGATCTGGTGTCTCGGCTGCGTGGCGCGGGCTATCGGGTCACCGCGAAAGACGTTGTCACGGCAGGGGATCTGCGGGAGCTCGCGAGCATCCTCGATGCCGCGGCGGCCGTGCCGATGCCGGCGGCGGCGCGCACGCCCGCGGGCACGGTGCTGCCGCTCACCGCGCTGGCCCACGAGATCGTCGCCAACGGCGACTACCGCTATCTCGCGCAGAGCCAGGTGATCACGCTGCCCGACGACGCGGCGATCGAGCTGATCGCGGATCGGCTGAACGCCTTGGCAGACGCGCATCCGACGTTGCGTTCGCATCTGGACACCGAAACATACGCCGCCCCGGTGCTGGTCGTCGACGAAGCCGCCGACGCGGCAACCGCTTTGACGGTGGTCGCCGATGACGCCGCAGGACCCGCCGCCCGGTTGGCCGAGAACGTGGACCGGCTCGACCCGCAGGCGGGGCGGATGCTCGCCGCGACGGTGCTCGACGGTGGGCCGGGGCGGCGGCGCCTGCTGCTGTCCATCCATCATCTCGCCGTCGACGTGGTCTCCTGGTTGATCCTCGGCGACGACTTGCGCAGGCTCGATCAGGGTGAGCTTCCGATCGACGAGACGCCACGCACCGGCGATCCGGCTGCGGCGCCGCGCGCGCCGTTGCCGATTCTCGGCACCGTGCTCGGCGGTCGGCTCACCGATCCCGCCACCGACCGCGCGGCCAAGGTGATCCAGCGGGTATGTGAACTCGGTCCCGAGCACACCGAACAACTGCTCGCCCGCTGCGCCGACACCGGAATCTCGCTGGAGGACATGCTGATCCTGGCTTGTGCGCGCACCTTCGCCGACAGTGCCGACACCACGGGGCGGGTCGCGTTGACCAGGGAGTCGCACGGCAGGCCCGCCGACGACGACACCCGTCAGGTCGGGTGGTTCACGGTGGAGGAGACGGTCTTGGTGCCCGTGGGCGACCTCGGCGACTGGTCCCCGGGTGCGTGGCCGCTGCCGCTGGACGAGCGCACGCTCGACGCGCGCGGTCAGGTCCGGCTCAATCACCTCGGGCGGTTCGATGTGCTGAGCTTCGGCTCGGGGCCGTGGGCGCCCGCGCCGCTGGCGGAGTTCACCGCGGAGTTCGGCGTCGCCGGTCATCCCGACCTGCCGGTGCGCTTCACCGTCGATGTGACGTCGGCGGTGGTCCCGCGCGCGGGCGTGGCTTCCCTGGTCGCCCAATTCGACGTCAACGCGGCGGTTCTGGACGAAGCGGACACCGATGTCCTGCTCGACCGGTGGGCGGCGGTACTGGCCGAGCTCGCCGCAGAGTGA